In Marisediminicola antarctica, one DNA window encodes the following:
- a CDS encoding aldehyde dehydrogenase family protein, with translation MSTTSTLFIDGEWVASADGGTRDIHCPADGELVGTVSEATTADVEAAIAAARAAFDRGDWSAVPAPERGDFLLRVAAGLRDRKDQFARAETLDTGKRIIESEIDIDDITACFAYFGKLAGQDAGRIVDAGTSDVVSRIQYEPVGVCGLISPWNYPLLQAAWKIAPALAAGNSIILKPSELTPHTAILMMQLLHDLGLPRGVANLVLGAGAVAGAPLSSHPDVDMVSFTGGLETGKVIAASAAATVKKVALELGGKNPNVIFADADFDAAIDNALNAAFVHSGQVCSAGARLVVEASIAEKFVDELVRRAQLIRLGGPFDPDAETGPLISAAHRDKVTAYVAKGIAEGARLRCGGTWGEGDLAKGFYFTPTVLDEVQRGMSVVIDEAFGPVVTVETFETEDEAVLIANDTVYGLAGAVWTQDAGRAQRIANRLRHGTIWINDYHPYLPQAEWGGFGQSGVGRELGPMGLAEYHEAKHVYQNINPQVTGWFSGTDTATKGTPSIPQQ, from the coding sequence ATGAGCACCACATCCACCCTCTTCATCGACGGAGAATGGGTCGCCTCGGCCGACGGCGGCACGCGTGACATCCACTGCCCCGCGGACGGTGAGCTCGTCGGAACCGTATCCGAGGCGACAACGGCCGACGTCGAGGCCGCGATCGCGGCTGCGCGCGCCGCATTCGACCGCGGCGACTGGTCGGCCGTGCCCGCCCCGGAGCGCGGCGACTTTCTGCTGAGAGTGGCGGCTGGGCTACGCGATCGGAAGGACCAGTTCGCGCGTGCCGAGACCCTCGACACAGGCAAGCGCATCATCGAGAGCGAAATCGACATCGACGACATCACCGCCTGCTTCGCCTACTTCGGCAAGCTTGCGGGGCAGGATGCCGGTCGGATCGTCGACGCGGGCACAAGTGACGTCGTGAGCCGCATCCAGTACGAACCGGTCGGCGTCTGCGGGCTCATCTCCCCGTGGAACTACCCTCTTCTCCAGGCGGCATGGAAGATCGCTCCGGCGCTGGCCGCCGGGAATTCCATCATCCTCAAGCCGAGCGAATTGACCCCCCACACGGCGATTCTCATGATGCAGCTGCTGCACGACCTGGGGCTCCCGCGCGGCGTCGCGAACCTCGTGCTCGGAGCGGGCGCCGTCGCCGGCGCTCCACTGTCGAGCCACCCCGACGTTGACATGGTGTCGTTCACGGGCGGGCTCGAGACCGGAAAGGTCATCGCGGCCTCCGCGGCAGCGACCGTCAAAAAGGTCGCCCTCGAGCTCGGAGGCAAGAACCCCAACGTGATCTTCGCCGACGCCGACTTCGATGCCGCCATTGACAACGCGCTCAACGCCGCATTCGTGCACTCCGGCCAGGTGTGCTCGGCCGGTGCACGACTGGTCGTCGAGGCATCCATCGCCGAAAAATTCGTCGATGAACTGGTGCGACGCGCCCAGCTCATTCGACTCGGCGGGCCGTTCGACCCGGATGCCGAGACCGGACCCCTCATCTCGGCTGCCCACCGCGACAAGGTGACCGCCTACGTCGCGAAGGGTATCGCCGAGGGGGCTCGCCTCCGATGCGGTGGCACCTGGGGCGAGGGGGACCTCGCCAAGGGCTTCTACTTCACTCCGACCGTTCTCGATGAGGTGCAGCGCGGGATGTCGGTCGTCATCGACGAGGCCTTCGGGCCGGTGGTCACGGTCGAAACCTTCGAGACCGAGGACGAGGCCGTGCTGATCGCGAACGACACGGTGTACGGCCTCGCTGGCGCCGTCTGGACGCAGGACGCCGGCCGCGCCCAGCGCATCGCGAATCGTCTCCGCCACGGCACGATCTGGATCAACGACTACCACCCCTACCTGCCCCAGGCCGAGTGGGGCGGCTTCGGCCAGTCCGGAGTCGGTCGCGAACTCGGCCCGATGGGCCTGGCCGAATACCACGAGGCCAAGCACGTCTACCAGAATATCAACCCCCAGGTCACGGGCTGGTTCTCCGGCACCGACACCGCAACGAAGGGCACCCCATCGATTCCTCAGCAGTGA
- the betT gene encoding choline BCCT transporter BetT, producing the protein MSHATRDDNGTNGSPESPERPPADTKTRLNKPVFFGSSIGILGIVAWVIAAPDSATDVIGTLVGWVSTNLGWYYILLVTIVVVFVVVAAFSRVGRTRLGPDHSRPQFSMFTWTAMLFAAGIGIDLMFFSVAEPVTQYLAPPTGPGETVEAARQAIVWTLFHYGITGWALYALMGLAFAYFAYRHNMPLSIRSALYPIFGKKIHGPIGDTVDIAAMLGTIFGIATTLGIGVAQLNFGLNFMFGLPENLAFQAALIGLAIVMAAISVVSGVEKGIRRLAELNVLLAIGLMLFVLVAGGTSFLLDAIVLNTGDMLSRFPALTLETFAYDRPDAWLSGWTLFFWAWWIAWSPFVGLFLARISRGRTIREFVLGTLIVPFVFILVWISIFGNSALEIVMGGNSEFGEVAMNTPERGFYSLLAEYPGTPITAAIATFTGLLFYVTSADSGALVMSNFTSRLKGTETDGPKWLRLFWAITTGALTLAMLAVGGIPTLQNATIIMGLPFSVVIIFIMLGLYRALKVEKSLTESYQSSLPGLLSGRAGDSARGRNWRQRLAKAMSYPTARQAERFVENIAGPALREVHEELVEKGADVTLTQGTINEYKIPHIELLVSMGEERGFQYEIRPVRYDTPSFAVRAASAEDRYYRMEVFSLEGSRGYDLLGYTKEQVIADVLDHYETHLEFLHLNREEPGNTAVTSG; encoded by the coding sequence ATGAGTCACGCAACACGCGACGATAACGGCACGAACGGCTCGCCAGAATCACCTGAAAGACCGCCAGCAGACACGAAGACCCGGCTGAACAAGCCGGTCTTCTTCGGATCGTCCATCGGTATCCTCGGCATTGTCGCGTGGGTCATCGCGGCGCCCGACAGCGCGACCGACGTCATCGGCACGCTCGTGGGATGGGTATCCACCAACCTCGGCTGGTACTACATCCTCCTGGTTACGATTGTTGTCGTCTTCGTTGTCGTCGCCGCTTTCTCGCGGGTGGGTCGCACGCGGCTCGGTCCCGACCACTCCCGCCCCCAGTTCAGTATGTTCACCTGGACGGCGATGCTCTTCGCCGCCGGTATCGGCATCGACCTCATGTTCTTCTCCGTCGCCGAACCGGTTACCCAGTACCTGGCGCCGCCGACCGGTCCCGGCGAGACCGTCGAGGCAGCGCGGCAGGCGATCGTGTGGACGCTGTTCCACTACGGCATCACCGGGTGGGCTCTCTACGCACTGATGGGCCTGGCGTTCGCGTACTTCGCCTACCGTCACAACATGCCGTTGAGCATCCGCTCCGCCCTGTACCCGATCTTCGGCAAGAAGATCCATGGGCCCATCGGCGATACCGTCGACATCGCCGCCATGCTCGGCACGATCTTCGGCATCGCGACGACGCTCGGCATCGGAGTGGCGCAGCTGAACTTCGGGCTCAACTTCATGTTCGGGCTGCCCGAGAACCTCGCCTTCCAGGCCGCCCTCATCGGACTCGCGATCGTCATGGCGGCGATCTCCGTTGTGTCGGGTGTCGAAAAGGGCATTCGCCGGCTTGCCGAGCTCAACGTGCTCCTCGCCATCGGCCTCATGCTCTTCGTGCTCGTGGCCGGAGGGACGAGCTTCCTGCTCGACGCGATCGTGCTCAACACGGGCGACATGCTGAGCCGATTCCCGGCGCTGACCCTCGAGACGTTCGCCTACGATCGCCCCGACGCGTGGCTGAGCGGCTGGACCCTGTTCTTCTGGGCCTGGTGGATCGCCTGGTCTCCGTTCGTCGGGCTGTTCCTGGCACGGATCTCCCGCGGGCGCACCATTCGGGAGTTCGTGCTCGGCACGCTCATCGTGCCCTTCGTGTTCATCCTCGTCTGGATCTCGATCTTCGGGAACAGCGCCCTGGAGATCGTGATGGGCGGCAACTCCGAATTCGGTGAGGTGGCGATGAATACCCCGGAGCGGGGGTTCTACTCGCTGCTCGCCGAATACCCTGGAACCCCGATCACCGCCGCGATCGCGACGTTCACCGGGCTGCTGTTCTATGTGACCTCGGCCGACTCCGGCGCGCTCGTCATGTCGAACTTCACCTCCCGACTCAAGGGCACAGAGACCGACGGGCCCAAGTGGCTGCGCCTGTTCTGGGCGATCACGACCGGTGCGCTCACCCTGGCGATGCTCGCCGTCGGCGGAATTCCGACGCTGCAGAACGCGACGATCATCATGGGGCTGCCATTCTCGGTGGTGATCATCTTCATCATGCTCGGCCTCTACCGGGCGCTCAAGGTCGAGAAATCTCTCACCGAGAGCTACCAGTCGAGCCTGCCCGGGCTGCTCTCGGGTCGCGCGGGGGACTCCGCCCGCGGACGAAACTGGCGCCAGCGACTGGCAAAGGCGATGAGCTACCCCACCGCCCGCCAGGCTGAGCGCTTCGTCGAAAACATCGCCGGCCCGGCCCTGCGCGAGGTGCACGAGGAGCTTGTAGAAAAGGGCGCCGACGTCACACTCACCCAGGGGACAATCAACGAGTACAAGATTCCGCACATCGAGCTCCTCGTGTCGATGGGAGAGGAACGCGGCTTCCAGTACGAGATCCGCCCCGTGAGGTACGACACCCCCTCCTTCGCCGTGCGCGCCGCATCGGCCGAAGACAGGTACTACCGCATGGAGGTCTTCTCCCTCGAAGGCAGCCGCGGCTACGACCTCCTCGGCTACACCAAGGAACAGGTCATCGCCGACGTGCTCGACCACTACGAGACGCACCTCGAATTCCTCCACCTCAACCGCGAGGAACCGGGTAACACGGCAGTGACGTCCGGCTGA